A single Drechmeria coniospora strain ARSEF 6962 chromosome 03, whole genome shotgun sequence DNA region contains:
- a CDS encoding leucine rich repeat domain containing protein: MLQTSFFFPSSFMPHRQRWRERLVALSRRRPPAILSLPWPAPSQSALPSSAFGKAVSDTPSPSHDQRARSPQLPRPLAPACRGPGVGAVLDRPLIEASPCWIVASPLQNSLSPPLPPACPLPPPPSSRSPTSDPSGESGDQSSPRPRHGHVPLRLASASESCFCLPAVAIFAIAYASPSVTQTKPARRGRCTCLQPALARSIAPAPPRLPRCLLPPGVRGWPGKEGTSCLPSSFLPWLPKGGAGPSPTFFRSVPFGTPAPFRFRRQPRRRPRLPSTPPPMSSLPSYREATTRPDWLLLAAPRVRFADYRSLCLVCRRSWSIFAPRLWGDLLRSVRRSGLEPADDLVWWLDFVSSKLVHVDPNTRALVRVLDATCFAKDAYYHYASDRSSGALEQAFVRALELLPNADSLLLDGHADLNPGFLLLRSPLATPSHRLRLLSLARCAAHLPSAFFHAPCLQKLVYLDVSDVPGSVAPLLEPALLPDLCILKLQGRAVDDAALGLVVRAFSRRLWSLDLTGNPITDAAVQLLGDWSFSPASLRSGDHFEAEGQVAAPRPHGTAQHGPFLTIEESALSGAFCHPERHLVDAPRYAGAAPESAPHQHGRSDASSPIRDDSAESSSRLLSRAETDLEREAFCTSRGLTHLRLSGTNVTSAGIQKLLRISSGRLEDLACDLPPLCPSVRHRIKSWPDGAKLYGILGAAHLFRPVVSSNLRKLRIHHSLVTHIPTLEAESLSAMARLFLAETSILERVERAYPRVFVPDMNPRLTSLTLTNLPRRSSGPLIEKLVDFINLLSLQERTIRDAAAAASSWRSPRLVPGLRRLTLEFASDPMQDGRSTSDFVDAEELMSGAESEFSFFPGEQGGRRRPEAHGRARPDSDVETRTVDPPRSDRDSCHRFEPYDGTWNGKAFSVPVWIGTDGASNDVFDRYRRLVIDDGLRDGVGPATPCQVAAGAPERSYIFQDAWCAAVMPPRLQVPPRSALEGMRDVLDELRLFRLAGRAASSTLRMNARDGRPLPGEPPRFWTGTLKVSTP; the protein is encoded by the exons ATGCTCCAAACGAgctttttttttccttctTCCTTCATGCCGCATCGCCAGCGCTGGCGCGAACGACTCGTCGCCTtatctcgtcgccgcccgcccgccatcctctccctcccttgGCCTGCGCCGTCGCAGTCGGCACTCCCCTCGTCGGCATTCGGAAAAGCTGTCTCGGACACGCCGTCCCCCTCCCACGACCAACGGGCAAGGTCCCCTCAGCTGCCGAGACCGCTAGCTCCAGCGTGTCGTGG CCCCGGCGTCGGAGCCGTTCTTGATCGGCCGCTGATCGAGGCCAGTCCGTGCTGgatcgtcgcctcgccgttgCAAAACTCGCTCTCGCCACCCCTCCCTCCAGCttgccccctcccccctcctccctcctccagGTCCCCAACCAGCGACCCCAGTGGCGAGTCCGGTGACCAGTCCAGTCCTCGGCCCCGGCACGGACACGTACCACTGCGCTTGGCATCAGCGTCGGAATCTTGCTTTTGCCTGCCTGCCGTGGCTATTTTCGCCATCGCTTacgcatcgccgtcggttACGCAGACAAAGCCCGCCAGGCGTGGACGGTGCACCTGCCTCCAGCCTGCTCTCGCCCGAAGCATCGCCCCTGCCCCTCCTCGTCTGCCTCGCTGCCTCCTGCCACCGGGGGTGCGAGGCTGGCCGGGCAAGGAAGGCACCTCTTGCCTCCCTAGCAGCTTCCTGCCGTGGCTCCCGAAAGGTGGGGCAggtccgtcgccgactttCTTCCGTTCCGTACCCTTCGGCACCCCGGCACCCTTCCGGTTCCGACGCCaaccccgacgccgcccgaGGTTGCCGTCGACTCCGCCGCCCATGTCTTCGCTTCCGTCGTACCGCGAGGCCACGACGCGACCGGACTGGCTCCTGCTCGCGGCCCCCCGCGTTCGCTTCGCCGACTACCGCTCGCTCTGTCTCGTCTGCCGTCGCTCCTGGTCCATCTTTGCTCCGCGCCTGTGGGGCGACCTCCTCCGTTCCGTCCGTCGGTCCGGGCTGGAGCCTGCCGATG ACCTCGTCTGGTGGCTCGATTTTGTCTCGAGCAAGCTGGTCCACGTCGATCCCAACACGCGCGCACTCGtccgcgtcctcgacgcaACCTGCTTTGCCAAGGACGCCTACTACCACTATGCGTCCGACCGGAGCTCCGGCGCGCTGGAGCAGGCCTTTGTCCGTGCTCTGGAGCTTCTGCCCAACGCCGACTcgctcctgctcgacggccatgccgACCTGAACCCtggcttcctcctcctccgttcGCCGCTCGCCACCCCGTCGCATCGTCTGCGGCTGCTCAGCCTTGCCCGATGCGCCGCTCACCTGCCGAGCGCCTTCTTCCACGCCCCTTGCCTCCAAAAGCTCGTCTATCTCGATGTCTCGGATGTCCCCGGCTCCGTTGCGCCGCTCCTCGAGCCCGCCTTGCTGCCGGACCTTTGCATCCTGAAGCTGCAAGGgagagccgtcgacgatgcggccctcggccttgtcgtcCGGGCCTTCTCCCGCAGGCTGTGGAGCCTGGACCTGACCGGGAACCCCATCACGGATGCGGCCGTTCAGCTGCTCGGCGACTGGTCCTTTTCGCCCGCATCGCTGCGGTCCGGTGACCACTTCGAGGCGGAGGGGCAGGTTGCCGCGCCTCGCCcccacggcacggcacagcaTGGACCCTTCCTCACCATCGAGGAGTCGGCTCTCAGCGGCGCCTTTTGCCACCCGGAGAGACATCTCGTCGATGCGCCTCGGTACGCGGGGGCTGCGCCGGAGTCGGCACCTCACCAACATGGCCGCTCGGATGCTTCGTCTCCGATCCGTGATGACTCTGCCGAATCCTCATCGAGGCTTCTGTCCCGCGCCGAGACTGACCTGGAGCGCGAGGCGTTTTGCACCTCGCGCGGCCTGACGCATCTGCGCTTGTCCGGCACCAACGTGACCAGCGCTGGCATCCAGAAGCTACTGCGAATCTCGTCCGGCCGTCTCGAAGATCTCGCCTGCGACCTCCCGCCGTTGTGCCCGTCCGTTCGTCACCGGATCAAGTCATGGCCCGACGGCGCGAAGCTGtacggcatcctcggcgccgctcaTTTGTTTcggcccgtcgtctcgtccaaCCTTCGAAAGCTACGCATTCACCATTCTCTCGTCACCCACATACCCACGCTCGAAGCCGAGAGcttgtcggccatggcgcgCCTGTTCTTGGCCGAAACATCGATACTCGAGAGAGTGGAGAGGGCGTATCCTCGAGTCTTCGTGCCGGACATGAACCCGCGCTTGACCTCGTTGACTCTGACAAACCTCCCGCGCCGCTCTTCCGGCCCGCTGatcgagaagctcgtcgactTCATCAACCTCCTCTCCTTGCAGGAACGCACCATCcgagacgccgccgccgccgcatcctCTTGGCGCAGCCCGCGCCTCGTGCCGGGTCTGAGACGGCTGACGTTGGAGTTTGCCTCGGACCCGATGCAGGACGGACGGTCCACCTCGGACTTTGTGGACGCCGAGGAATTAATGTCCGGCGCCGAAAGCGAGTTCAGCTTCTTCCCTGGCGAGCAGGGGggaaggcgacggccggaAGCGCACGGCCGAGCGAGGCCAGATTCCGATGTCGAGACTCGCACCGTAGATCCCCCCAGGTCCGACCGAGACAGTTGCCATCGGTTTGAACCCTACGACGGAACTTGGAACGGGAAAGCATTTTCAGTTCCCGTCTGGATAGGAACCGACGGCGCCAGCAACGACGTGTTTGACAGGTATCGAcggctcgtcatcgacgacgggctgAGAGACGGTGTTGGAccggcgacgccgtgccAGGTGGCCGCGGGAGCGCCCGAGCGGTCGTACATTTTTCAGGACGCCTGGTGCGCAGCCGTGATGCCTCCAAGACTCCAGGTGCCACCCCGGAGTGCCTTGGAGGGAATGAGAGACGTCCTGGACGAGCTGAGATTGTTTCGGTTGGCCGGGAgggccgcatcgtcgacgttgcGGATGAATGCccgagacggacggccgCTTCCAGGCGAGCCTCCGAGGTTCTGGACGGGCACCTTGAAGGTGTCTACCCCTTGA